In Haliotis asinina isolate JCU_RB_2024 chromosome 15, JCU_Hal_asi_v2, whole genome shotgun sequence, one DNA window encodes the following:
- the LOC137266271 gene encoding mucin-2-like, with product MKAPITQPPSTVTVFFSFSMKAPITQPPSTVTVFFSFSMKTPITQPPSTVTVFFSFSMKTPITQPPSTVTVFFSFSMKTPITQPPSTVTVFFSFSMKAPITQPPSTVTVFFSFSMKTPITQPPSTVTVFFSFSMKTPITQPPSTVTVFFSFSMKAPITQPPSTVTVFFSFSMKAPITQPPSTVTVFFSFSMKAPITQPPSTVTVFFNFSMKAPITQPPSTVTVFFSFSMKAPITQPPSTVTVFFNFSMKAPITQPPSTVTVFFSFSMKAPITQPPSTVTVFFSFSMKAPITQSPSTVTVRLFFSFSMKTPITQPPSTVTVFFNFSMKTPITQPPSTVTVFFSFSMKAPITQPPSTVTVFFSFSMKTPITQPPSTVTVFFSFSMKTPITQPPSTVTVFFSFSMKAPITQPPSTVTVFFSFSMKAPITQPPSTVTVFFSFSMKAPITQPPSTVTVFFNFSMKAPITQPPSTVTVFFSFSMKAPITQPPSTVTVFFNFSMKAPITQPPSTVTVFFSFSMKTPITQPPSTVTVFFSFSMKAPITQPPSTVTVFFSFSMKAPITQPPSTVIVFFSFSMKAPITQPPSTVTVFFSFSDCKYFFFYFMNCFRHDVAEILPM from the coding sequence ATGAAAGCCCCAATCACTCAACCTCCGTCAACAGTCACAGTCTTCTTCAGCTTCTCCATGAAAGCCCCAATCACTCAACCTCCGTCAACAGTCACAGTCTTCTTCAGCTTCTCCATGAAAACCCCAATCACTCAACCTCCGTCAACAGTCACAGTCTTCTTCAGCTTCTCCATGAAAACCCCAATCACTCAACCTCCGTCAACAGTCACAGTCTTCTTCAGCTTCTCCATGAAAACCCCAATCACTCAACCTCCGTCAACAGTCACAGTCTTCTTCAGCTTCTCCATGAAAGCCCCAATCACTCAACCTCCGTCAACAGTCACAGTCTTCTTCAGCTTCTCCATGAAAACCCCAATCACTCAACCTCCGTCAACAGTCACAGTCTTCTTCAGCTTCTCCATGAAAACCCCAATCACTCAACCTCCGTCAACAGTCACAGTCTTCTTCAGCTTCTCCATGAAAGCCCCAATCACTCAACCTCCGTCAACAGTCACAGTCTTCTTCAGCTTCTCCATGAAAGCCCCAATCACTCAACCTCCGTCAACAGTCACAGTCTTCTTCAGCTTCTCCATGAAAGCCCCAATCACTCAACCTCCGTCAACAGTCACAGTCTTCTTCAACTTCTCCATGAAAGCCCCAATCACTCAACCTCCGTCAACAGTCACAGTCTTCTTCAGCTTCTCCATGAAAGCCCCAATCACTCAACCTCCGTCAACAGTCACAGTCTTCTTCAACTTCTCCATGAAAGCCCCAATCACTCAACCTCCGTCAACAGTCACAGTCTTCTTCAGCTTCTCCATGAAAGCCCCAATCACTCAACCTCCGTCAACAGTCACAGTCTTCTTCAGCTTCTCCATGAAAGCCCCAATCACTCAATCTCCGTCAACAGTCACAGTCAGACTCTTCTTCAGCTTCTCCATGAAAACCCCAATCACTCAACCTCCGTCAACAGTCACAGTCTTCTTCAACTTCTCCATGAAAACCCCAATCACTCAACCTCCGTCAACAGTCACAGTCTTCTTCAGCTTCTCCATGAAAGCCCCAATCACTCAACCTCCGTCAACAGTCACAGTCTTCTTCAGCTTCTCCATGAAAACCCCAATCACTCAACCTCCGTCAACAGTCACAGTCTTCTTCAGCTTCTCCATGAAAACCCCAATCACTCAACCTCCGTCAACAGTCACAGTCTTCTTCAGCTTCTCCATGAAAGCCCCAATCACTCAACCTCCGTCAACAGTCACAGTCTTCTTCAGCTTCTCCATGAAAGCCCCAATCACTCAACCTCCGTCAACAGTCACAGTCTTCTTCAGCTTCTCCATGAAAGCCCCAATCACTCAACCTCCGTCAACAGTCACAGTCTTCTTCAACTTCTCCATGAAAGCCCCAATCACTCAACCTCCGTCAACAGTCACAGTCTTCTTCAGCTTCTCCATGAAAGCCCCAATCACTCAACCTCCGTCAACAGTCACAGTCTTCTTCAACTTCTCCATGAAAGCCCCAATCACTCAACCTCCGTCAACAGTCACAGTCTTCTTCAGCTTCTCCATGAAAACCCCAATCACTCAACCTCCGTCAACAGTCACAGTCTTCTTCAGCTTCTCCATGAAAGCCCCAATCACTCAACCTCCGTCAACAGTCACAGTCTTCTTCAGCTTCTCCATGAAAGCCCCAATCACTCAACCTCCGTCAACAGTCATAGTTTTCTTCAGCTTCTCCATGAAAGCCCCAATCACTCAACCTCCGTCAACAGTCACAGTCTTCTTCAGCTTCTCAGActgcaaatatttctttttttattttatgaattgttttcgtcacgatgtggctgagatattgcccatgtga
- the LOC137265221 gene encoding solute carrier family 23 member 1-like yields MAGKERVKIDQELGIDRKAENVTEKGDEPLHYTLTQNPPCVIMLSAGLQHIMMNFAFEVATAFIVSDSLCAAYDSPIRSRLLSSTLLMSGIASILQTAVGIRLPIFQGPSASFFPALLAMKNNPEWKCPDGNLTSVVQGAKAASLNVSATSGRTLLSEGEKLQQLSGSLMAASVLEILIGATGLVGVLLRFIGPITVAPTIALIGISLYKITIAQFRPSWEISFGGIALLLIFILYIPHIKIPLPRWGKKKQRSYLPIFELFPILLGMLVMWAISAILTVTNVFPNDPDDIRHKARTDVKMSMIEVTPWVSIPYPGQFGLPSFSLAVFVGFLSAFCASMIESVGDYFATAKACQVAPPPDHAVNRGILMEGLCGLLGGAIGTGHATTSYSTDIAAISVSKTASRSLMLCSGFILMLMSVFGKFGAAIATAPDPTLAAPLVVLSGMLVSIGLSTLRHVNMDSSRNMTILGVSLFCGIFLPEWVDRHNDFIDTGVAEVDGVLKVALGTPMFVGGLLSIVLDTTVRGSPEERGLVSWREMASVSGDNHEKGDNSNSISVQDVYEWCFLPRIYHRLPFISKLPFMPSLSEYPQSNHQVPEVVLLNKSNEVIFTKM; encoded by the exons ATGGCTGGCAAGGAACGAGTCAAAATTGACCAGGAGCTCGGTATTGACAGAAAGGCAGAGAATGTGACTGAGAAGGGAGATGAACCACTGCACTATACCCTGACTCAAAACCCCCCGTGTGTCATAATGTTGAGTGCTGGCTTACAG CACATCATGATGAATTTTGCCTTCGAGGTGGCCACTGCTTTCATCGTCTCAGATTCACTGTGCGCAGCTTATGACAGTCCAATCAGATCGAGGCTACTTTCTTCAACACTACTTATGAGTGGTATAGCTTCGATACTTCAAACGGCTGTCGGAATAAG GTTGCCTATATTTCAAGGTCCATCAGCCTCCTTCTTTCCTGCTCTTCTCGCCATGAAGAACAACCCTGAGTGGAAATGTCCTGATG GCAATTTGACAAGTGTAGTCCAAGGCGCCAAAGCAGCCAGTCTCAATGTTTCCGCAACGTCAGGCAGGACCCTGCTATCAGAAGGAGAGAAACTGCAACAG CTGTCTGGCAGCTTGATGGCCGCCTCAGTGCTGGAAATTCTAATCGGCGCTACTGGGTTAGTTGGAGTCCTTCTTCGCTTCATCGGGCCAATCACAGTCGCTCCTACCATTGCCCTTATTGGGATCTCTTTGTACAAGATTACAATAGCCCAGTTCAGACCTTCGTGGGAAATTTCATTCGG agGAATAGCACTGCTTCTCATCTTTATCCTGTACATTCCACATATAAAAATTCCACTTCCGAGGTGGGGAAAGAAGAAACAACGAAGCTATCTCCCGATATTTGAACTCTTCCCG ATTTTGTTGGGCATGCTCGTGATGTGGGCTATCTCTGCCATCCTCACCGTCACAAACGTCTTCCCCAACGACCCTGATGACATCCGCCACAAGGCGAGAACGGATGTGAAGATGTCGATGATAGAAGTGACGCCATGGGTCTCTATCCCGTATCCAG GTCAGTTTGGATTGCCATCATTCAGTTTAGCAGTTTTTGTTGGATTCCTGTCTGCCTTTTGCGCGTCGATGATCGAATCTGTAGGGGACTATTTTGCCACCGCGAAAGCATGTCAGGTCGCCCCTCCGCCAGATCACGCTGTCAACAGAGGCATCTTAATGGAAGGTCTGTGTGGACTACTTGGCGGAGCGATTGGCACAGGGCATGCCACGACGTCATACAGTACAGATATTGCTGCGATATCTGTGTCAAAG ACGGCTAGTCGATCATTGATGCTGTGTAGTGGTTTCATCCTTATGCTAATGTCGGTTTTCGGTAAGTTTGGTGCTGCCATAGCAACTGCTCCTGACCCGACTCTTGCCGCCCCGCTGGTTGTCCTCAGCGGAATGCTTGTGTCTATTGGTCTGTCTACCCTCCGCCATGTCAACATGGACTCGTCCAGAAATATGACAATACTTGGGGTGTCATTATTCTGTGGAATATTCCTGCCTGAGTGGGTGGACAGACATAATGACTTCATTGATACAG GAGTTGCTGAAGTTGATGGTGTGCTGAAAGTGGCCTTGGGAACACCCATGTTTGTTGGGGGTCTTTTATCCATAGTCCTGGACACCACAGTTCGTg GATCACCGGAAGAAAGGGGTCTTGTAAGTTGGCGGGAGATGGCAAGTGTGTCAGGAGACAATCAcgagaagggagataactctaatagTATATCCGTTCAGGATGTATATGAATGGTGTTTTCTGCCACGTATCTACCACAGACTTCCATTCATTTCCAAGTTGCCATTTATGCCTTCATTGTCAGAATATCCTCAATCCAACCACCAAGTTCCAGAAGTTGTGCTTCTAAACAAATCCAATGAAGTGATCTTCACAAAGATGTAA